In Electrophorus electricus isolate fEleEle1 chromosome 6, fEleEle1.pri, whole genome shotgun sequence, a single genomic region encodes these proteins:
- the grp gene encoding gastrin-releasing peptide has protein sequence MSTSHATDEWKRVFCFGHLHAMRVPWRCRLAITACALLVFTAGDAQPRNEARVTQSVHPRGNHWAVGHLMGKKSIHHHRDGGSERDSPVAWADQKPDGDRKSAGLPRALGTVLAGPERETKNERESVSASEPNQGTPAWSRLWEKQLTRTRDLRQVVKLLFLASPSEAHAS, from the exons ATGAGCACTTCCCACGCCACGGACGAGTGGAAACGCGTCTTTTGCTTCGGTCACTTGCACGCCATGCGCGTCCCGTGGAGGTGCAGACTCGCAATAACAGCGTGCGCGCTTCTAGTCTTCACAGCTGGTGATGCTCAACCGCGCAATGAGGCGCGCGTGACACAATCCGTGCACCCACGCGGGAACCACTGGGCAGTAG GCCACCTGATGGGAAAGAAGAGTATACATCACCACCGAGATGGTGGCAGTGAGCGTGATTCTCCCGTAGCATGGGCTGACCAAAAGCCAGACGGAGATAGAAAGTCTGCCGGACTGCCCCGAGCACTGGGCACGGTTCTGGCTGGACCAGAGCGCGAGacaaaaaatgagagagaaagcgtaAGCGCGAGTGAGCCAAATCAGGGCACGCCGGCATGGAGCAGACTGTGGGAAAAGCAGCTCACGCGCACTAGAGATCTCAGACAG